In Allomuricauda ruestringensis DSM 13258, the following proteins share a genomic window:
- the pdeM gene encoding ligase-associated DNA damage response endonuclease PdeM translates to MTLNIQIQNQEFQLHPLGGLFWEEKSLLLISDVHLGKVSHFRKFGAAVPRKAIHKNFLLLDKIVADFQPFQICFLGDLFHSSLNKEWEFFENWVAKTPAEILLVAGNHDIIAPEKFKKLKVPIFPELVIDSFLLTHHPEERKDHFTFCGHIHPAIKLKGFGRDRIKLPCFFKSNNQMILPAFGQFTGTHALNPKKGDEVYAIVEDSIIKV, encoded by the coding sequence ATGACGCTAAACATTCAAATACAAAATCAAGAATTTCAACTTCACCCTTTGGGTGGATTGTTTTGGGAAGAAAAATCACTCTTGCTGATTAGCGACGTTCATTTGGGAAAAGTGTCACACTTTAGAAAATTTGGGGCTGCCGTTCCCAGAAAAGCCATCCATAAGAACTTCCTGCTTTTGGATAAAATTGTTGCCGATTTTCAGCCCTTTCAAATCTGTTTTTTGGGCGATTTGTTTCATTCTTCCCTGAACAAAGAATGGGAGTTCTTCGAGAATTGGGTAGCCAAAACACCGGCTGAAATTCTGCTGGTGGCGGGCAACCATGACATCATTGCGCCAGAAAAATTCAAAAAACTGAAGGTTCCCATATTTCCAGAACTGGTCATAGACTCTTTCTTGTTGACCCATCATCCTGAAGAACGAAAAGACCATTTTACTTTTTGCGGACACATTCACCCCGCTATAAAACTTAAAGGATTTGGACGGGATCGCATAAAACTGCCCTGCTTTTTTAAGTCCAATAATCAAATGATCTTGCCCGCTTTTGGGCAATTCACAGGAACGCACGCCCTCAATCCCAAGAAAGGTGACGAAGTGTATGCCATTGTTGAAGACAGTATTATTAAGGTTTAG
- a CDS encoding TerB family tellurite resistance protein → MPILDLYEHGDHRKNMAHFATLASLAAADGDINPKEMSVLEKFAFKLNISSDEFKEVMKKENSYPIETPHSGEKRYKRLFEFFQIIFSDHDIDNEERRLVEKYAVGLGFSPKTAAQIIDKSIKIFRGEIPFEDYHELVKREG, encoded by the coding sequence ATGCCAATTTTAGATCTTTACGAACACGGAGACCATAGGAAAAACATGGCCCATTTTGCCACATTGGCAAGTTTGGCAGCGGCTGATGGGGATATAAACCCAAAGGAAATGTCCGTTTTGGAAAAGTTTGCCTTTAAACTCAACATTAGTAGTGACGAATTTAAGGAGGTAATGAAAAAGGAGAACAGCTATCCTATCGAAACTCCGCACAGTGGCGAGAAAAGATATAAAAGGCTGTTTGAATTTTTTCAGATTATCTTCTCTGATCACGATATTGATAATGAAGAGCGCAGACTTGTAGAAAAGTATGCCGTTGGACTAGGTTTTTCTCCAAAAACGGCAGCTCAGATTATTGATAAATCCATCAAAATTTTCAGGGGGGAAATCCCGTTCGAGGATTACCACGAATTGGTAAAACGGGAAGGCTAG
- the mfd gene encoding transcription-repair coupling factor — MRFIFAAKFFGLTKTQISQLFEQSPQLGKLRDIIAQTVTSSAVEKSFASQRINIKGLVGSSLSFVVSEAFKSAESPFLLILNDKEEAAYHLNDLEQLIGEKDVLFYPGSYRRPYQIEETDNANVLLRAEVLNRINSRKKPAVIVTYPDALFEKVVTRKELDRNTQKIKLGDEISLDFLNEVLFEYQFKRVDFVTEPGEFSVRGGIVDVFSFSHDEPYRIEFFGDEVDSIRTFDVETQLSTDKVKKISIIPNVENKFTEEIRESFLKYISAKTVVFAKNPALIYDRIESFFEKAEDSFAKLSQEIKHARPKELFLDSTLLKEQLEDFLLVEIGVSSETLKQVQGDEIQFNTKPQPAFNKKFDLLIENLNDNRDAGYSNYIFCSTEQQAKRFHDIFDEVDETVHYQTIIFPLYQGFVDDNLKLVCYTDHQIFERYHKFHLKNGYAKKQAITLKELNKLEIGDYVTHIDHGIGKFGGLQKIDVEGKKQEAIKLIYGDRDILYVSIHSLHKISKYNGKDGAPPKIFKLGSAAWKKLKQKTKARVKKIAFDLIKVYAKRRLEKGFQYAPDSYLQHELEASFLYEDTPDQEKSTQDVKKDMESERPMDRLICGDVGFGKTEVAIRAAFKAVDNGKQVAILVPTTILAFQHHRTFSERLKEMPVTVDYLNRFRTAKEKRETLENLESGKVDIIIGTHQLVNKNVKFKDLGLLIVDEEQKFGVSVKEKLRSIKENVDVLTLTATPIPRTLQFSLMAARDLSVINTPPPNRYPIESHVIRLNEEIIRDAVSYEIQRGGQVFFIHNRIENIKEVAGMLQRLVPDAKIGIGHGQMEGKKLENLMLSFMNGEFDVLVSTTIIESGLDVTNANTIFIHNANNFGLSDLHQMRGRVGRSNKKAFCYFITPPYEVMTTEARKRIEALEQFTELGSGFNIAMKDLEIRGAGDLLGGEQSGFINEIGFETYQKILAEAIDELKENEFKELYEEVEGGKEKVYVKEMQLDTDFELLFPDDYINNITERLNLYTQLNDVEDEEGLQKFEAQLVDRFGELPEPVVDLMNSVRIKWIATHIGLEKVIMKKGKFIGYFIADQQSSFYQSAVFTQILQYAQTHPQLVKLKEKQTRNGLRLLLVFDRITSVDKALKVLEPFRLNTKEQQSTKSHNF; from the coding sequence TTGCGGTTTATCTTTGCCGCAAAGTTTTTTGGATTGACCAAAACCCAGATTTCACAACTTTTTGAACAGTCTCCCCAACTAGGGAAACTGAGGGATATTATTGCCCAAACTGTCACTTCGAGCGCAGTCGAGAAGTCTTTTGCCAGTCAAAGAATCAATATAAAAGGACTTGTTGGTTCCTCACTTTCTTTTGTGGTTTCCGAAGCATTTAAGTCGGCAGAATCACCTTTTCTATTGATTTTGAACGATAAGGAGGAAGCAGCCTATCATTTGAACGATTTGGAACAACTGATTGGTGAAAAAGATGTGCTTTTTTACCCGGGGAGTTACCGCAGACCTTATCAAATTGAGGAAACCGACAATGCCAATGTGTTGTTACGTGCAGAGGTTTTGAACCGTATCAATTCCAGAAAAAAACCTGCGGTGATCGTCACCTACCCTGATGCCCTTTTTGAGAAAGTGGTCACACGAAAGGAACTGGACAGGAACACCCAAAAAATAAAATTGGGCGATGAGATTTCATTGGATTTTTTAAACGAGGTACTTTTTGAATACCAGTTCAAGCGTGTGGATTTTGTAACCGAACCTGGGGAATTTTCCGTTCGTGGTGGTATTGTGGATGTGTTCTCCTTCTCACATGATGAGCCCTATCGCATCGAGTTCTTCGGCGATGAAGTGGACAGCATCCGAACTTTTGATGTGGAAACTCAGCTTTCGACGGACAAGGTGAAGAAAATCAGCATTATTCCAAATGTGGAGAACAAATTCACGGAGGAAATACGGGAAAGCTTCCTAAAATATATTTCTGCCAAAACAGTGGTTTTTGCAAAGAATCCCGCTTTGATTTATGATCGAATAGAATCCTTTTTTGAAAAAGCGGAGGACAGTTTTGCGAAGTTGAGCCAAGAAATAAAACACGCGCGACCCAAAGAGCTCTTTTTAGATTCAACTTTGCTGAAAGAGCAGTTGGAGGATTTTTTATTGGTGGAGATAGGAGTTTCAAGTGAGACCCTGAAACAAGTTCAGGGTGACGAAATCCAATTCAACACCAAACCTCAGCCTGCTTTCAACAAAAAGTTTGATTTGCTCATTGAAAATCTTAATGACAATCGGGATGCGGGCTATAGCAATTATATTTTCTGTTCCACCGAGCAACAGGCCAAGCGTTTTCACGATATTTTTGACGAAGTGGACGAAACGGTTCATTATCAAACCATCATTTTTCCGCTGTACCAAGGTTTTGTGGATGATAATCTCAAATTGGTCTGCTACACCGATCATCAAATTTTTGAACGCTACCACAAGTTCCATTTAAAGAATGGTTATGCCAAAAAGCAGGCTATCACACTCAAGGAACTCAACAAACTGGAGATTGGGGATTATGTTACCCATATTGATCATGGTATCGGTAAGTTCGGCGGTTTACAAAAGATTGATGTGGAAGGCAAAAAGCAAGAAGCCATCAAACTGATCTATGGTGACCGCGACATTTTGTACGTCAGTATCCATTCGCTCCACAAAATATCCAAATACAACGGCAAGGACGGTGCCCCACCAAAAATATTCAAGCTCGGTTCCGCTGCTTGGAAAAAACTCAAACAAAAGACCAAGGCAAGGGTCAAAAAAATTGCTTTCGACCTTATTAAAGTCTATGCCAAGCGAAGACTCGAAAAAGGATTTCAATACGCTCCCGATAGTTATTTACAACACGAGTTGGAGGCTTCCTTTTTATACGAGGACACTCCGGACCAGGAAAAAAGCACCCAAGATGTTAAGAAGGACATGGAAAGTGAACGCCCCATGGACCGACTTATTTGTGGGGATGTTGGTTTTGGAAAAACAGAGGTGGCCATCCGTGCGGCATTCAAGGCTGTAGACAATGGCAAACAGGTGGCGATTTTGGTACCTACTACCATTTTGGCTTTCCAACATCATCGTACTTTTTCGGAACGATTGAAAGAAATGCCCGTTACGGTGGATTACCTCAATCGCTTTAGAACGGCCAAAGAGAAAAGGGAGACCCTCGAAAATTTGGAAAGTGGAAAAGTTGACATCATCATAGGAACGCACCAGTTGGTCAACAAAAATGTGAAGTTTAAGGATTTGGGCTTGCTCATTGTAGATGAGGAGCAAAAGTTTGGTGTTTCGGTGAAGGAAAAACTACGTTCCATAAAGGAAAATGTGGATGTCCTCACGCTAACCGCCACACCAATTCCGAGAACTCTTCAATTTAGTTTGATGGCTGCTCGCGACCTTTCCGTAATCAATACGCCGCCACCGAATCGCTACCCCATCGAAAGCCATGTGATTCGATTGAACGAAGAAATTATCCGTGATGCCGTGTCCTACGAAATCCAACGCGGCGGACAGGTGTTCTTTATTCATAATCGCATTGAAAACATCAAGGAAGTAGCCGGAATGCTGCAGCGTTTGGTACCCGATGCCAAAATTGGGATCGGACACGGACAAATGGAGGGCAAAAAACTGGAAAACCTTATGCTTTCCTTTATGAACGGTGAATTTGATGTTTTGGTTTCGACCACCATCATAGAAAGTGGGTTGGATGTGACCAATGCCAACACCATTTTTATCCACAATGCCAATAATTTTGGTTTGAGCGACCTCCACCAAATGCGTGGGCGTGTTGGGCGAAGCAACAAAAAGGCGTTCTGCTATTTCATCACCCCGCCTTACGAGGTAATGACCACCGAAGCCCGAAAACGTATTGAGGCCCTGGAACAATTTACAGAACTGGGAAGTGGTTTCAATATTGCGATGAAAGATTTGGAGATTCGTGGTGCAGGTGACTTGTTGGGAGGTGAACAAAGTGGGTTTATCAACGAAATTGGGTTTGAGACCTATCAAAAAATATTGGCGGAAGCCATTGACGAACTCAAGGAAAATGAGTTCAAGGAACTGTATGAAGAAGTAGAGGGCGGCAAGGAAAAAGTGTATGTAAAAGAAATGCAGTTGGACACGGATTTTGAATTGCTTTTCCCTGATGACTACATCAACAACATTACCGAGCGTTTAAACCTCTACACCCAATTGAACGATGTGGAGGACGAGGAAGGTCTACAGAAATTTGAAGCTCAGTTGGTGGACCGTTTCGGCGAATTGCCCGAACCTGTGGTAGATTTGATGAACTCCGTCCGCATTAAATGGATTGCCACCCACATTGGTCTGGAAAAGGTAATCATGAAAAAGGGCAAGTTTATCGGTTACTTTATCGCCGACCAGCAATCCAGTTTTTACCAAAGTGCCGTGTTTACCCAAATACTGCAATACGCGCAGACCCATCCCCAACTTGTAAAACTCAAGGAAAAACAAACCCGAAACGGACTTCGATTATTGTTGGTGTTTGATAGGATTACAAGTGTCGACAAGGCATTGAAAGTTCTGGAGCCTTTTAGGCTAAACACAAAAGAACAGCAATCAACGAAAAGCCATAACTTCTAA
- a CDS encoding GNAT family N-acetyltransferase, with protein sequence MEYTIREARPEDMEQVLGLVQELAHFEKEPDAVEITKQDLVKHGFGEQKMFHCFVADTDDGIAGIALVYPRYSTWKGPAIHLEDLIVSEKMRGSGLGTALLDQVVKYGDSLGVKRICWEVLDWNEPAIAFYEKKGANVLRDWDVVQLDEKGIKNYMESLN encoded by the coding sequence ATGGAATATACAATCAGAGAAGCTCGACCAGAGGACATGGAACAAGTATTGGGTTTGGTTCAAGAACTGGCCCATTTTGAAAAAGAACCCGATGCCGTTGAAATTACCAAGCAAGATTTGGTTAAACATGGTTTTGGGGAGCAAAAGATGTTCCATTGTTTTGTTGCCGACACCGATGACGGTATTGCGGGAATTGCTTTGGTGTACCCTAGATACTCCACATGGAAGGGTCCTGCGATTCACTTGGAAGATTTAATCGTCTCCGAAAAAATGAGAGGAAGCGGTCTTGGTACCGCTTTGTTGGACCAAGTGGTCAAGTATGGGGATAGTTTGGGTGTAAAGCGGATTTGTTGGGAGGTATTGGATTGGAACGAACCTGCCATTGCGTTTTACGAGAAAAAGGGAGCCAACGTCCTCAGGGATTGGGATGTGGTTCAATTGGATGAAAAAGGAATCAAAAATTATATGGAGAGCCTAAACTAG
- the fbp gene encoding class 1 fructose-bisphosphatase, translating to MFEKQHRTLGEFIIANQNSFQYTSGELSRLLNGIRLAAKVVNHEVNKAGLVDIIGAAGETNIQGENQQKLDVLANEKFIQTLKNREIVCGIASEEEDDFISINSFDKQHQNKYVVLIDPLDGSSNIDVNVSVGTIFSIYRRVTPVGTPVTLEDFLQPGKNQIAAGYIIYGTSTMLVYTTGDGVNGFTLNPALGTFYLSHPDMQFPETGKIYSVNEGNYIHFPQGVKDYIKYCQMEEGDRPYTSRYIGSLVSDFHRNMIKGGIYMYPKSSKAQNGKLRLLYECNPMAFLAEQANGKASDGFQRIMDIQPTELHQRVPFFCGSKKMVEKAEEFMAKP from the coding sequence ATGTTTGAGAAGCAACACCGCACCCTCGGTGAATTTATCATCGCCAACCAAAATTCATTTCAATATACTTCCGGAGAACTATCAAGACTGCTGAACGGTATCCGTTTGGCGGCAAAAGTAGTGAACCACGAGGTTAACAAAGCTGGTCTCGTCGATATTATTGGAGCAGCGGGAGAAACCAATATTCAAGGGGAGAATCAGCAGAAACTAGATGTTCTGGCCAACGAAAAGTTCATTCAAACACTAAAGAACCGGGAAATTGTTTGCGGAATAGCCTCGGAGGAGGAAGACGATTTTATCAGCATCAATAGTTTTGACAAGCAACATCAAAACAAATATGTTGTACTTATTGATCCTTTGGATGGTTCGTCCAACATTGATGTAAATGTATCGGTGGGAACGATTTTTTCCATTTACAGAAGGGTAACGCCCGTCGGTACACCGGTTACCTTGGAAGACTTCTTGCAGCCGGGAAAAAATCAGATTGCGGCCGGTTACATCATTTATGGAACGTCAACTATGTTGGTTTATACCACGGGTGATGGCGTCAATGGTTTTACCTTAAATCCAGCCCTTGGTACTTTTTACTTGTCCCATCCCGATATGCAATTCCCCGAAACGGGCAAAATTTATTCCGTAAATGAAGGTAATTACATCCATTTTCCACAAGGGGTAAAGGATTATATTAAATATTGCCAAATGGAAGAGGGAGATAGGCCCTATACTTCGAGATATATCGGATCGCTTGTTTCGGACTTTCACCGTAACATGATCAAAGGTGGCATTTATATGTACCCGAAAAGCAGCAAGGCCCAAAATGGCAAGCTCCGTTTACTTTACGAGTGCAACCCCATGGCATTTTTGGCAGAGCAAGCCAATGGTAAGGCCAGTGATGGTTTTCAGCGAATTATGGATATTCAGCCCACCGAGCTGCACCAACGGGTTCCTTTTTTCTGTGGAAGTAAAAAAATGGTGGAAAAAGCGGAAGAATTTATGGCTAAGCCCTAG
- a CDS encoding ligase-associated DNA damage response DEXH box helicase, producing the protein MQESELFHIAENWFQEQNWKPFPFQKETWKAFLKGKHGLLNAPTGSGKTYALWFPIVLNYIKNHPDYKTKHKKGLKAIWITPLRALSQEIKQSAERITNDLETQMTVGIRTGDTSAKERAKMRSNMPDLLITTPESLQLLLSSKEYGKTFKNCSAIVVDEWHELLGTKRGVQMELGLSRLKTVCKQLRIWGISATIGNLEQSREVLLGPTSPELANSVLVKAKLNKKITVKSIVPEKMETFPWRGHLGLHLLDQVVPIINNSKTTLLFTNTRSQCEIWFQKILEKHPEFAGEMAMHHGSINKETRLWVEQAIRNESLKAVVCTSSLDLGVDFAPVETVVQIGGPKGVARFLQRAGRSGHQPGKESVIYFLPTHAIELVEASAMQKAVLNSAVEDRIPYLNSFDVLIQYLTTLAVSDGFYPEEIYPEIKQTFCYQAITDEQWLWLLNFLVMGSQSLKSYDEYKKVEIEEDGKFKVNSRAVAMRHRFQIGTIVSDATISVRYQKGGYIGSIEEYFISKLSPGDVFTFAGRNLEFIRIKGMAAHVRNSKKRTNKVPSWMGGRLSFSAKMSELLRQELYTAELKFPEQSEEIRALQPMFNKQREESIVPQPHQFLIETFKTRDGYHHMFYPFEGRAIHEGMSSLLAYRISLLDPITCSLAFNDYGFELLSDKEINIQDILDNNLFTPQYMLSDLQKSLNSNEMARRKFRDIAVISGMVFTGYPEKGVKMKHLQSSSELLFDVFRDFEDDNLLYQQAYTETFEHQLEEGRLRLALERIAQQEIIWKQCSQPTPLSFPIITDRLREKLSNEKLVDRIKRMVDKLTK; encoded by the coding sequence CTGCAAGAATCAGAATTGTTCCATATTGCTGAAAACTGGTTCCAAGAACAAAATTGGAAACCCTTCCCGTTTCAAAAAGAGACCTGGAAAGCTTTTTTGAAGGGTAAACATGGTTTGTTGAATGCCCCCACGGGCAGTGGAAAAACCTACGCCCTTTGGTTTCCCATTGTACTCAATTACATTAAAAACCATCCCGATTACAAGACCAAGCACAAAAAAGGGTTAAAAGCGATTTGGATTACTCCCCTTCGGGCCCTTTCTCAAGAAATAAAGCAATCGGCAGAACGGATTACTAACGATTTGGAAACCCAAATGACCGTAGGGATTCGTACGGGAGATACTTCCGCCAAAGAACGTGCAAAAATGCGGTCCAACATGCCCGACTTGTTGATCACTACCCCAGAAAGTCTGCAATTACTGCTCTCATCCAAAGAATACGGTAAAACCTTCAAAAACTGTTCTGCCATTGTAGTGGACGAGTGGCATGAACTTTTGGGCACCAAGCGCGGTGTTCAAATGGAGTTGGGGCTGTCCCGATTAAAAACGGTCTGCAAACAATTGCGAATTTGGGGCATATCGGCCACCATCGGAAATCTGGAACAATCACGCGAAGTATTGCTGGGGCCTACATCTCCAGAACTTGCCAACTCGGTCTTGGTAAAGGCCAAGCTCAACAAAAAAATTACGGTAAAAAGTATTGTTCCAGAAAAAATGGAAACCTTCCCGTGGCGTGGGCATTTGGGATTGCATCTTTTGGACCAAGTAGTGCCCATCATCAACAATAGTAAAACAACCTTGCTTTTTACCAATACCCGTAGTCAATGTGAAATTTGGTTCCAGAAAATCTTGGAAAAACATCCCGAGTTTGCTGGCGAAATGGCGATGCACCACGGCAGCATCAACAAAGAAACACGACTTTGGGTGGAGCAGGCCATCCGAAACGAAAGTTTAAAGGCCGTGGTCTGCACATCAAGCTTGGACCTTGGAGTTGATTTTGCCCCAGTGGAAACCGTAGTTCAAATTGGTGGACCCAAAGGAGTTGCTCGTTTTTTGCAACGGGCAGGGCGAAGCGGTCACCAACCCGGCAAGGAAAGTGTCATTTATTTTTTACCCACCCACGCCATTGAGCTGGTAGAGGCATCAGCCATGCAAAAAGCAGTGCTGAACAGTGCGGTGGAAGACCGAATTCCCTACCTCAACAGTTTTGATGTCCTCATTCAGTATTTGACTACACTTGCTGTCTCCGATGGGTTTTATCCAGAAGAGATCTATCCTGAGATCAAACAAACATTTTGCTACCAGGCCATCACGGATGAACAATGGCTATGGCTCCTTAATTTCTTGGTGATGGGCAGCCAGAGCCTTAAAAGTTACGACGAATACAAAAAAGTGGAGATTGAGGAAGATGGAAAATTTAAGGTAAACAGCAGGGCGGTTGCCATGCGGCACCGATTTCAAATTGGAACCATTGTGAGCGATGCCACCATCTCCGTTCGCTATCAAAAAGGAGGTTATATCGGCAGCATTGAAGAATATTTCATCTCCAAACTGAGCCCCGGGGATGTGTTCACCTTTGCTGGGCGAAATCTGGAATTTATCAGAATCAAAGGAATGGCAGCACATGTGCGAAACTCAAAAAAGAGAACCAATAAAGTACCTAGCTGGATGGGTGGCCGATTGAGTTTTTCCGCAAAAATGTCGGAGTTGTTGCGTCAAGAACTGTACACCGCTGAGCTGAAATTCCCCGAACAATCGGAAGAAATTCGAGCATTGCAACCGATGTTCAACAAGCAGCGGGAAGAAAGCATAGTGCCACAACCGCATCAGTTTTTAATCGAAACCTTCAAGACCCGTGATGGTTACCACCACATGTTTTACCCGTTTGAAGGCAGGGCCATTCACGAGGGCATGAGCAGTCTTTTGGCTTACCGAATCAGCCTTCTTGACCCAATTACTTGTTCACTGGCCTTTAACGACTACGGTTTTGAATTGCTATCGGACAAGGAAATCAACATTCAGGATATTTTGGACAACAATTTGTTCACCCCCCAATACATGTTGTCCGACCTTCAAAAAAGTTTGAACTCCAACGAAATGGCCCGACGGAAGTTCAGGGACATTGCCGTAATCAGCGGAATGGTTTTTACGGGATATCCCGAAAAAGGAGTCAAAATGAAACACCTACAAAGTAGTTCGGAACTGCTCTTTGATGTTTTCCGTGATTTTGAGGACGATAATCTGCTCTACCAACAGGCCTACACCGAAACGTTTGAACACCAGCTAGAAGAAGGTCGATTACGATTGGCCTTGGAGCGCATCGCCCAACAAGAGATAATTTGGAAACAATGCTCCCAACCCACTCCCCTATCTTTCCCTATAATTACGGATAGGTTAAGAGAAAAACTGTCCAACGAAAAATTGGTGGACCGTATTAAAAGAATGGTGGATAAATTGACCAAATAG
- a CDS encoding serine hydrolase domain-containing protein: MKNLLFTATLIVAFATTLETKAQELNFPERYETWKTADKGQFKFDQAALDKAVEYAKSNEYSGSRDIRQAILEGFKREPFHEILGPTKKRGGPAGMIMKNGYVLASWGDTKRVDMTFSVTKSFLSTVAGLAEDHGLIKNTRDKVGNYIWDGTFDGEHNSKITWEHLLQQNSDWSGELWGGKDWADRPPSEGGLDDWKFRKLNEPGTVMEYNDVRVNVLAYSLTHVWRKPVPMVLKEEVMDKIGATTTWRWFGYENAWTVIDGMKMKSVTGGGHSGAGLFISTEDMARFGTLFLNNGKWEDQQIISENWIKKATTPSVPNVNYGYMWWLNQQGDRHWDGVPEHVFYAAGFGGNFIVVDQKSGLVIVTRWLEPSKIGEFVKQVYKAF; this comes from the coding sequence ATGAAAAATCTTCTTTTTACAGCAACACTCATTGTTGCTTTTGCCACAACTTTAGAAACCAAAGCACAAGAACTCAATTTCCCAGAACGATACGAAACTTGGAAAACTGCGGATAAAGGTCAGTTTAAGTTTGATCAGGCAGCGTTGGACAAAGCTGTGGAATACGCAAAGTCCAATGAATATTCAGGTTCTCGGGATATCCGTCAGGCGATTTTAGAAGGATTTAAACGCGAACCCTTTCACGAAATTTTGGGGCCCACCAAAAAACGTGGAGGTCCTGCTGGAATGATTATGAAAAATGGATATGTTTTGGCTTCTTGGGGTGATACCAAACGTGTGGACATGACCTTTAGTGTAACCAAAAGCTTTCTTTCTACAGTGGCCGGACTTGCCGAAGATCATGGTTTGATCAAGAACACCAGGGACAAAGTGGGCAACTACATTTGGGATGGCACTTTTGATGGGGAACATAACTCCAAAATAACTTGGGAGCATTTATTGCAGCAGAACTCCGATTGGTCAGGTGAACTTTGGGGAGGCAAGGATTGGGCAGACCGTCCACCAAGTGAAGGTGGTCTGGACGATTGGAAATTTCGTAAACTCAATGAACCTGGTACCGTGATGGAGTACAACGACGTTCGTGTAAACGTGCTAGCTTATTCTTTGACTCATGTATGGAGAAAACCTGTACCAATGGTGCTTAAAGAAGAAGTGATGGACAAAATTGGAGCCACCACCACTTGGCGTTGGTTTGGTTACGAAAACGCGTGGACTGTTATTGATGGAATGAAAATGAAATCTGTAACCGGTGGTGGACACTCAGGTGCTGGACTTTTTATTTCCACTGAGGACATGGCCCGTTTTGGAACACTCTTCTTGAACAATGGCAAATGGGAAGACCAACAAATCATTAGCGAGAATTGGATCAAAAAAGCAACCACACCTTCGGTACCCAATGTAAATTATGGTTATATGTGGTGGTTGAACCAACAAGGTGACCGCCACTGGGATGGCGTTCCCGAACATGTGTTCTACGCCGCAGGTTTTGGAGGCAATTTTATTGTGGTGGACCAAAAAAGCGGATTGGTCATTGTAACCCGTTGGTTGGAACCTTCAAAAATTGGAGAGTTTGTGAAGCAGGTGTATAAGGCTTTTTGA